From Ptiloglossa arizonensis isolate GNS036 chromosome 10, iyPtiAriz1_principal, whole genome shotgun sequence, the proteins below share one genomic window:
- the LOC143152348 gene encoding uncharacterized protein LOC143152348 isoform X4: MESGHAMGQVQNNSFRSLYQATSWRLNTAQLSEEILLTPCCAFLGVLFSGCGYRHIVVLTADVDCVRPRFTIRSRQYSQCTENRDVPERIGTTRSHLAQLFARNAFPCTSSCFFPCGIQRTLKTNHKSRRI, encoded by the exons ATGGAATCTGG GCATGCGATGGGCCAAGTTCAAAATAATTCATTCCGAAGCTTGTACCAG GCAACATCTTGGAGGTTGAATACCGCACAGCTTTCAGAGGAAATACTCTTAACTCCCTGTTGCGCCTTCCTTGGTGTTCTGTTTTCCGGCTGTGGTTACCGGCATATAGTCGTTCTCACGGCAGATGTCGACTGTGTTCGTCCCCGCTTCACAATAAGATCACGACAATATTCTCAGTGCACCGAAAATCGTGATGTTCCAGAACGAATCGGTACAACGCGGAGCCACTTGGCTCAACTTTTTGCCAGAAATGCATTCCCATGTACATCGAGTTGTTTCTTTCCGTGTGGCATCCAAAG AACGTTAAAAACTAATCACAAA AGCAGAAGAATATAA
- the LOC143152348 gene encoding uncharacterized protein LOC143152348 isoform X3: protein MESGHAMGQVQNNSFRSLYQATSWRLNTAQLSEEILLTPCCAFLGVLFSGCGYRHIVVLTADVDCVRPRFTIRSRQYSQCTENRDVPERIGTTRSHLAQLFARNAFPCTSSCFFPCGIQRAEEYNCPVYESFTLTNK from the exons ATGGAATCTGG GCATGCGATGGGCCAAGTTCAAAATAATTCATTCCGAAGCTTGTACCAG GCAACATCTTGGAGGTTGAATACCGCACAGCTTTCAGAGGAAATACTCTTAACTCCCTGTTGCGCCTTCCTTGGTGTTCTGTTTTCCGGCTGTGGTTACCGGCATATAGTCGTTCTCACGGCAGATGTCGACTGTGTTCGTCCCCGCTTCACAATAAGATCACGACAATATTCTCAGTGCACCGAAAATCGTGATGTTCCAGAACGAATCGGTACAACGCGGAGCCACTTGGCTCAACTTTTTGCCAGAAATGCATTCCCATGTACATCGAGTTGTTTCTTTCCGTGTGGCATCCAAAG AGCAGAAGAATATAATTGTCCGGTGTATGAAAGCTTTACTTTGACAAATAAGTGA
- the LOC143152348 gene encoding uncharacterized protein LOC143152348 isoform X1 — translation MESGHAMGQVQNNSFRSLYQATSWRLNTAQLSEEILLTPCCAFLGVLFSGCGYRHIVVLTADVDCVRPRFTIRSRQYSQCTENRDVPERIGTTRSHLAQLFARNAFPCTSSCFFPCGIQRYSLGNCTEILSETKTTFLKDSLLKTSYLIFCVFFINSRTHRFLLPTVQQFHTFHAISSLGFSIER, via the exons ATGGAATCTGG GCATGCGATGGGCCAAGTTCAAAATAATTCATTCCGAAGCTTGTACCAG GCAACATCTTGGAGGTTGAATACCGCACAGCTTTCAGAGGAAATACTCTTAACTCCCTGTTGCGCCTTCCTTGGTGTTCTGTTTTCCGGCTGTGGTTACCGGCATATAGTCGTTCTCACGGCAGATGTCGACTGTGTTCGTCCCCGCTTCACAATAAGATCACGACAATATTCTCAGTGCACCGAAAATCGTGATGTTCCAGAACGAATCGGTACAACGCGGAGCCACTTGGCTCAACTTTTTGCCAGAAATGCATTCCCATGTACATCGAGTTGTTTCTTTCCGTGTGGCATCCAAAGGTACTCCTTGGGAAATTGTACGGAGATATTATCTGAAACGAAGACGACATTTTTAAAAGACTCGTTATTAAAAACATCATATCTGATTTTCTGTGTCTTTTTCATAAATTCACGAACGCATCGATTCTTACTTCCTACGGTTCAACAATTTCACACGTTCCATGCCATCTCGAGTCTCGGGTTTTCGATAGAACGTTAA
- the LOC143152348 gene encoding uncharacterized protein LOC143152348 isoform X2 has protein sequence MGQVQNNSFRSLYQATSWRLNTAQLSEEILLTPCCAFLGVLFSGCGYRHIVVLTADVDCVRPRFTIRSRQYSQCTENRDVPERIGTTRSHLAQLFARNAFPCTSSCFFPCGIQRYSLGNCTEILSETKTTFLKDSLLKTSYLIFCVFFINSRTHRFLLPTVQQFHTFHAISSLGFSIER, from the exons ATGGGCCAAGTTCAAAATAATTCATTCCGAAGCTTGTACCAG GCAACATCTTGGAGGTTGAATACCGCACAGCTTTCAGAGGAAATACTCTTAACTCCCTGTTGCGCCTTCCTTGGTGTTCTGTTTTCCGGCTGTGGTTACCGGCATATAGTCGTTCTCACGGCAGATGTCGACTGTGTTCGTCCCCGCTTCACAATAAGATCACGACAATATTCTCAGTGCACCGAAAATCGTGATGTTCCAGAACGAATCGGTACAACGCGGAGCCACTTGGCTCAACTTTTTGCCAGAAATGCATTCCCATGTACATCGAGTTGTTTCTTTCCGTGTGGCATCCAAAGGTACTCCTTGGGAAATTGTACGGAGATATTATCTGAAACGAAGACGACATTTTTAAAAGACTCGTTATTAAAAACATCATATCTGATTTTCTGTGTCTTTTTCATAAATTCACGAACGCATCGATTCTTACTTCCTACGGTTCAACAATTTCACACGTTCCATGCCATCTCGAGTCTCGGGTTTTCGATAGAACGTTAA